A region of Panthera uncia isolate 11264 chromosome D4, Puncia_PCG_1.0, whole genome shotgun sequence DNA encodes the following proteins:
- the PKN3 gene encoding serine/threonine-protein kinase N3 isoform X8, giving the protein MGGDRSGDRLRSPRVSIWPRSTSCKSGADQQPPEDEKEVIRRAIQKELKIKEGVENLRRVATDRRHLGHVQQLLRASNRRLEQLHGELRALHARILLPGPGLAGPATAGPQPPAEQPRARHLEALQRQLQVELKVKQGAENMTHTYASGTPKERKLLAAAQQMLRDSQLKVALLRMKISSLEASGSPEPGEALRSGAGQGRAGRGLGADRLLPGPELLAEELRHRLRIEAAVAEGAKNVVKLLGSRRTQDRKALAEAQAQLQESSQKLDLLRLALEQLLEGLPPAHPLRGRLARELRTAVSGNPQPSGVLVKPTAVTGTLEVRLLGCEQLLTAVPGRSPAAVLAGSPSQGWLRARAKQQRGGGELASEVLAVLKVDNRVVGQTGWGPVTKQSWDQTFIVPLERARELEIGVHWRDWRQLCGVAFLRLEDFLDNACHQLSLSLVPQGLLFAQVTFCDPVIERRPRLQRQKRIFSKRRGQDFLRASQMNLNMAAWGRLVMNLLPPCSSPSTISPPRACPQTPATPRGAANPASPRCLLSPHSDFPPKKSPLEEERTKRPHMEPRTRLGPPLPASATRKPPRLQDFRCLAVLGRGHFGKVLLVQFKGTGKYYAIKALKKQEVLSRDEMESLYCEKRILEAVGRTGHPFLLSLLACFQTSSHACFVTEFAPGGDLMMQIHEDVFPEPQARFYLACVVLGLQFLHEKKIIYRDLKLDNLLLDAQGFLKIADFGLCKEGIGFGDRTSTFCGTPEFLAPEVLTQEAYTRAVDWWGLGVLLYEMLVGECPFPGDTEEEVFDCIVNADAPYPRFLSVQGLELIQKLLQKCPEQRLGAGERDAEEIKTQPFFRTTDWQALLARTVQPPFLPTLRGPTDLRYFEGEFTGLPPALTPPDPRSPLTARQQAAFRDFDFVSEGFLGP; this is encoded by the exons ATGGGAGGGGACAGGAGCGGGGACAGGCTGCGTAGCCCTAGGGTTTCCATCTGGCCCAGGAGTACTAGCTGTAAG TCTGGGGCCGACCAGCAGCCCCCAGAGGATGAGAAAGAGGTGATCCGCCGGGCCATCCAGAAGGAGCTGAAGATCAAGGAGGGTGTTGAGAACCTGCGGAGGGTGGCCACGGACCGCCGCCACTTGGGCCACGTACAGCAGCTGCTGCGGGCCTCCAACCGCCGCCTGGAGCAGTTGCACGGGGAGCTGAGGGCGCTGCACGCGCGCATCCTGCTGCCCGGGCCCGGCCTGGCCG GACCCGCCACCGCGGGACCCCAGCCACCTGCAGAGCAGCCAAGGGCTCGGCACCTGGAGGCTCTACAGAGGCAGCTTCAGGTGGAGCTGAAGGTGAAGCAGGGGGCGGAGAACATGACGCACACATACGCCAGTGGCACGCCCAAG GAGAGGAAGCTCCTGGCAGCTGCCCAGCAGATGCTGCGGGACAGCCAGCTGAAGGTGGCCCTGCTGCGAATGAAGATTAGCAGCCTGGAAGCCAGTGGGTCCCCTGAACCAGGTGAGGCTTTGAGAAGCGGGGCCGGGCAGGGCCGGGcagggcggggcctgggggctgACCGCCTCCTCCCAGGTCCCGAGCTGCTGGCAGAGGAGCTAAGGCATCGACTACGCATTGAGGCCGCTGTGGCCGAGGGCGCCAAGAACGTGGTGAAGCTGCTGGGTAGCCGGCGGACACAAGACCGGAAGGCGCTGGCTGAG GCTCAGGCCCAGCTCCAGGAGTCCTCCCAGAAACTGGATCTCCTGCGGCTGGCCTTGGAGCAGCTGCTGGAGGGATTGCCTCCTGCCCACCCTCTGCGCGGCAGACTGGCCCGGGAGCTGCGGACTGCTGTGTCTGGGAACCCCCAGCCTTCAGGGGTGCTCGTGAAGCCCACCGCCGTGACAG GGACGCTGGAGGTCCGTCTCCTGGGCTGTGAGCAGCTGCTGACAGCCGTGCCCGGACGCTCCCCGGCGGCTGTGCTGGCCGGGAGCCCCTCGCAGGGCTGGCTTCGGGCTCGGGCCAAGCAGCAGCGTGGCGGAGGAGAGCTGGCCA GTGAGGTGCTGGCTGTGCTGAAGGTGGACAATCGTGTCGTGGGCCAGACCGGCTGGGGGCCAGTGACCAAGCAGTCCTGGGACCAGACCTTTATTGTCCCCCTGGAGCGG GCCCGGGAGCTGGAGATTGGGGTGCACTGGCGGGACTGGAGGCAGCTGTGTGGCGTGGCCTTCCTGCGGCTGGAGGACTTCCTGGACAACGCTTGTCACCAGCTGTCCCTCAGTCTGGTGCCCCAGGGGCTGCTCTTTGCCCAG GTGACCTTCTGTGACCCTGTCATTGAGAGGAGGCCCCGGCTGCAGAGGCAGAAACGCATTTTCTCTAAACGCAGAG GTCAGGACTTTTTGAGGGCTTCCCAGATGAATCTCAACATGGCAGCCTGGGGGCGCTTGGTCATGAACTTGCTGCCCCCCTGCAGCTCCCCAAGCACGATCAGCCCCCCCAGAGCCTGCCCCCAGACCCCAGCCACGCCCCGGGGAGCTGCCAACCCTGCCTCGCCCAG GTGTCTGCTTTCTCCACATAGTGATTTCCCACCCAAGAAGAGCCCCTTGGAAGAAGAG CGCACCAAACGCCCCCACATGGAGCCCAGGACTCGACTCGGGCCACCGCTTCCAGCCTCAGCCACCAG GAAACCCCCCCGCCTTCAGGACTTCCGTTGCTTGGCCGTGCTGGGCCGGGGACACTTCGGGAAG GTCCTCCTGGTCCAGTTCAAGGGGACGGGGAAATACTACGCCATCAAAGCGCTGAAGAAGCAGGAGGTGCTGAGCCGGGACGAGATGGAGAG CCTGTACTGCGAGAAACGCATCCTGGAGGCTGTGGGCCGCACAGGGCACCCCTTCCTGCTGTCCCTCCTCGCCTGCTTCCAGACCTCCAGCCACGCCTGCTTCGTGACAGAGTTTGCGCCCGGTGGTGACCTCATGATGCAGATCCATGAGGACGTCTTCCCTGAGCCCCAGGCCCG GTTCTACCTGGCCTGTGTGGTCCTCGGGTTACAGTTCTTACACGAGAAGAAAATCATTTACAG GGACCTTAAGTTGGACAACCTTCTGCTGGACGCCCAGGGTTTCCTGAAGATCGCGGACTTCGGGCTGTGTAAGGAAG GGATCGGCTTTGGGGACCGGACAAGCACCTTCTGCGGCACCCCGGAGTTCCTCGCCCCGGAAGTGCTGACCCAGGAGGCCTACACACGGGCTGTGGACTGGTGGGGGTTGGGTGTGCTGCTCTATGAGATGCTGGTGGGCGAG TGTCCATTCCCCGGGGACACTGAGGAGGAGGTATTTGACTGCATCGTCAATGCGGACGCCCCGTATCCCCGCTTTCTGTCGGtgcaagggcttgaactcattcaGAAG CTCCTCCAGAAGTGCCCGGAGCAGCGCCTCGGGGCGGGTGAGCGGGATGCTGAGGAGATCAAGACCCAGCCTTTCTTCAGG
- the PKN3 gene encoding serine/threonine-protein kinase N3 isoform X3, with translation MGGDRSGDRLRSPRVSIWPRSTSCKSGADQQPPEDEKEVIRRAIQKELKIKEGVENLRRVATDRRHLGHVQQLLRASNRRLEQLHGELRALHARILLPGPGLAGPATAGPQPPAEQPRARHLEALQRQLQVELKVKQGAENMTHTYASGTPKERKLLAAAQQMLRDSQLKVALLRMKISSLEASGSPEPGEALRSGAGQGRAGRGLGADRLLPGPELLAEELRHRLRIEAAVAEGAKNVVKLLGSRRTQDRKALAEAQAQLQESSQKLDLLRLALEQLLEGLPPAHPLRGRLARELRTAVSGNPQPSGVLVKPTAVTGTLEVRLLGCEQLLTAVPGRSPAAVLAGSPSQGWLRARAKQQRGGGELASEVLAVLKVDNRVVGQTGWGPVTKQSWDQTFIVPLERARELEIGVHWRDWRQLCGVAFLRLEDFLDNACHQLSLSLVPQGLLFAQVTFCDPVIERRPRLQRQKRIFSKRRGQDFLRASQMNLNMAAWGRLVMNLLPPCSSPSTISPPRACPQTPATPRGAANPASPSDFPPKKSPLEEEVRPPPKPPRLYLPREPTPEEIPRTKRPHMEPRTRLGPPLPASATRKPPRLQDFRCLAVLGRGHFGKVLLVQFKGTGKYYAIKALKKQEVLSRDEMESLYCEKRILEAVGRTGHPFLLSLLACFQTSSHACFVTEFAPGGDLMMQIHEDVFPEPQARFYLACVVLGLQFLHEKKIIYRDLKLDNLLLDAQGFLKIADFGLCKEGIGFGDRTSTFCGTPEFLAPEVLTQEAYTRAVDWWGLGVLLYEMLVGECPFPGDTEEEVFDCIVNADAPYPRFLSVQGLELIQKLLQKCPEQRLGAGERDAEEIKTQPFFRTTDWQALLARTVQPPFLPTLRGPTDLRYFEGEFTGLPPALTPPDPRSPLTARQQAAFRDFDFVSEGFLGP, from the exons ATGGGAGGGGACAGGAGCGGGGACAGGCTGCGTAGCCCTAGGGTTTCCATCTGGCCCAGGAGTACTAGCTGTAAG TCTGGGGCCGACCAGCAGCCCCCAGAGGATGAGAAAGAGGTGATCCGCCGGGCCATCCAGAAGGAGCTGAAGATCAAGGAGGGTGTTGAGAACCTGCGGAGGGTGGCCACGGACCGCCGCCACTTGGGCCACGTACAGCAGCTGCTGCGGGCCTCCAACCGCCGCCTGGAGCAGTTGCACGGGGAGCTGAGGGCGCTGCACGCGCGCATCCTGCTGCCCGGGCCCGGCCTGGCCG GACCCGCCACCGCGGGACCCCAGCCACCTGCAGAGCAGCCAAGGGCTCGGCACCTGGAGGCTCTACAGAGGCAGCTTCAGGTGGAGCTGAAGGTGAAGCAGGGGGCGGAGAACATGACGCACACATACGCCAGTGGCACGCCCAAG GAGAGGAAGCTCCTGGCAGCTGCCCAGCAGATGCTGCGGGACAGCCAGCTGAAGGTGGCCCTGCTGCGAATGAAGATTAGCAGCCTGGAAGCCAGTGGGTCCCCTGAACCAGGTGAGGCTTTGAGAAGCGGGGCCGGGCAGGGCCGGGcagggcggggcctgggggctgACCGCCTCCTCCCAGGTCCCGAGCTGCTGGCAGAGGAGCTAAGGCATCGACTACGCATTGAGGCCGCTGTGGCCGAGGGCGCCAAGAACGTGGTGAAGCTGCTGGGTAGCCGGCGGACACAAGACCGGAAGGCGCTGGCTGAG GCTCAGGCCCAGCTCCAGGAGTCCTCCCAGAAACTGGATCTCCTGCGGCTGGCCTTGGAGCAGCTGCTGGAGGGATTGCCTCCTGCCCACCCTCTGCGCGGCAGACTGGCCCGGGAGCTGCGGACTGCTGTGTCTGGGAACCCCCAGCCTTCAGGGGTGCTCGTGAAGCCCACCGCCGTGACAG GGACGCTGGAGGTCCGTCTCCTGGGCTGTGAGCAGCTGCTGACAGCCGTGCCCGGACGCTCCCCGGCGGCTGTGCTGGCCGGGAGCCCCTCGCAGGGCTGGCTTCGGGCTCGGGCCAAGCAGCAGCGTGGCGGAGGAGAGCTGGCCA GTGAGGTGCTGGCTGTGCTGAAGGTGGACAATCGTGTCGTGGGCCAGACCGGCTGGGGGCCAGTGACCAAGCAGTCCTGGGACCAGACCTTTATTGTCCCCCTGGAGCGG GCCCGGGAGCTGGAGATTGGGGTGCACTGGCGGGACTGGAGGCAGCTGTGTGGCGTGGCCTTCCTGCGGCTGGAGGACTTCCTGGACAACGCTTGTCACCAGCTGTCCCTCAGTCTGGTGCCCCAGGGGCTGCTCTTTGCCCAG GTGACCTTCTGTGACCCTGTCATTGAGAGGAGGCCCCGGCTGCAGAGGCAGAAACGCATTTTCTCTAAACGCAGAG GTCAGGACTTTTTGAGGGCTTCCCAGATGAATCTCAACATGGCAGCCTGGGGGCGCTTGGTCATGAACTTGCTGCCCCCCTGCAGCTCCCCAAGCACGATCAGCCCCCCCAGAGCCTGCCCCCAGACCCCAGCCACGCCCCGGGGAGCTGCCAACCCTGCCTCGCCCAG TGATTTCCCACCCAAGAAGAGCCCCTTGGAAGAAGAGGTGAGGCCCCCGCCCAAGCCCCCACGTCTCTACCTGCCCCGGGAGCCAACCCCCGAGGAGATACCG CGCACCAAACGCCCCCACATGGAGCCCAGGACTCGACTCGGGCCACCGCTTCCAGCCTCAGCCACCAG GAAACCCCCCCGCCTTCAGGACTTCCGTTGCTTGGCCGTGCTGGGCCGGGGACACTTCGGGAAG GTCCTCCTGGTCCAGTTCAAGGGGACGGGGAAATACTACGCCATCAAAGCGCTGAAGAAGCAGGAGGTGCTGAGCCGGGACGAGATGGAGAG CCTGTACTGCGAGAAACGCATCCTGGAGGCTGTGGGCCGCACAGGGCACCCCTTCCTGCTGTCCCTCCTCGCCTGCTTCCAGACCTCCAGCCACGCCTGCTTCGTGACAGAGTTTGCGCCCGGTGGTGACCTCATGATGCAGATCCATGAGGACGTCTTCCCTGAGCCCCAGGCCCG GTTCTACCTGGCCTGTGTGGTCCTCGGGTTACAGTTCTTACACGAGAAGAAAATCATTTACAG GGACCTTAAGTTGGACAACCTTCTGCTGGACGCCCAGGGTTTCCTGAAGATCGCGGACTTCGGGCTGTGTAAGGAAG GGATCGGCTTTGGGGACCGGACAAGCACCTTCTGCGGCACCCCGGAGTTCCTCGCCCCGGAAGTGCTGACCCAGGAGGCCTACACACGGGCTGTGGACTGGTGGGGGTTGGGTGTGCTGCTCTATGAGATGCTGGTGGGCGAG TGTCCATTCCCCGGGGACACTGAGGAGGAGGTATTTGACTGCATCGTCAATGCGGACGCCCCGTATCCCCGCTTTCTGTCGGtgcaagggcttgaactcattcaGAAG CTCCTCCAGAAGTGCCCGGAGCAGCGCCTCGGGGCGGGTGAGCGGGATGCTGAGGAGATCAAGACCCAGCCTTTCTTCAGG
- the PKN3 gene encoding serine/threonine-protein kinase N3 isoform X7 — protein MGGDRSGDRLRSPRVSIWPRSTSCKSGADQQPPEDEKEVIRRAIQKELKIKEGVENLRRVATDRRHLGHVQQLLRASNRRLEQLHGELRALHARILLPGPGLAGPATAGPQPPAEQPRARHLEALQRQLQVELKVKQGAENMTHTYASGTPKERKLLAAAQQMLRDSQLKVALLRMKISSLEASGSPEPGPELLAEELRHRLRIEAAVAEGAKNVVKLLGSRRTQDRKALAEAQAQLQESSQKLDLLRLALEQLLEGLPPAHPLRGRLARELRTAVSGNPQPSGVLVKPTAVTGTLEVRLLGCEQLLTAVPGRSPAAVLAGSPSQGWLRARAKQQRGGGELASEVLAVLKVDNRVVGQTGWGPVTKQSWDQTFIVPLERARELEIGVHWRDWRQLCGVAFLRLEDFLDNACHQLSLSLVPQGLLFAQVTFCDPVIERRPRLQRQKRIFSKRRGQDFLRASQMNLNMAAWGRLVMNLLPPCSSPSTISPPRACPQTPATPRGAANPASPSSSVCLCPARCLLSPHSDFPPKKSPLEEEVRPPPKPPRLYLPREPTPEEIPRTKRPHMEPRTRLGPPLPASATRKPPRLQDFRCLAVLGRGHFGKVLLVQFKGTGKYYAIKALKKQEVLSRDEMESLYCEKRILEAVGRTGHPFLLSLLACFQTSSHACFVTEFAPGGDLMMQIHEDVFPEPQARFYLACVVLGLQFLHEKKIIYRDLKLDNLLLDAQGFLKIADFGLCKEGIGFGDRTSTFCGTPEFLAPEVLTQEAYTRAVDWWGLGVLLYEMLVGECPFPGDTEEEVFDCIVNADAPYPRFLSVQGLELIQKLLQKCPEQRLGAGERDAEEIKTQPFFRTTDWQALLARTVQPPFLPTLRGPTDLRYFEGEFTGLPPALTPPDPRSPLTARQQAAFRDFDFVSEGFLGP, from the exons ATGGGAGGGGACAGGAGCGGGGACAGGCTGCGTAGCCCTAGGGTTTCCATCTGGCCCAGGAGTACTAGCTGTAAG TCTGGGGCCGACCAGCAGCCCCCAGAGGATGAGAAAGAGGTGATCCGCCGGGCCATCCAGAAGGAGCTGAAGATCAAGGAGGGTGTTGAGAACCTGCGGAGGGTGGCCACGGACCGCCGCCACTTGGGCCACGTACAGCAGCTGCTGCGGGCCTCCAACCGCCGCCTGGAGCAGTTGCACGGGGAGCTGAGGGCGCTGCACGCGCGCATCCTGCTGCCCGGGCCCGGCCTGGCCG GACCCGCCACCGCGGGACCCCAGCCACCTGCAGAGCAGCCAAGGGCTCGGCACCTGGAGGCTCTACAGAGGCAGCTTCAGGTGGAGCTGAAGGTGAAGCAGGGGGCGGAGAACATGACGCACACATACGCCAGTGGCACGCCCAAG GAGAGGAAGCTCCTGGCAGCTGCCCAGCAGATGCTGCGGGACAGCCAGCTGAAGGTGGCCCTGCTGCGAATGAAGATTAGCAGCCTGGAAGCCAGTGGGTCCCCTGAACCAG GTCCCGAGCTGCTGGCAGAGGAGCTAAGGCATCGACTACGCATTGAGGCCGCTGTGGCCGAGGGCGCCAAGAACGTGGTGAAGCTGCTGGGTAGCCGGCGGACACAAGACCGGAAGGCGCTGGCTGAG GCTCAGGCCCAGCTCCAGGAGTCCTCCCAGAAACTGGATCTCCTGCGGCTGGCCTTGGAGCAGCTGCTGGAGGGATTGCCTCCTGCCCACCCTCTGCGCGGCAGACTGGCCCGGGAGCTGCGGACTGCTGTGTCTGGGAACCCCCAGCCTTCAGGGGTGCTCGTGAAGCCCACCGCCGTGACAG GGACGCTGGAGGTCCGTCTCCTGGGCTGTGAGCAGCTGCTGACAGCCGTGCCCGGACGCTCCCCGGCGGCTGTGCTGGCCGGGAGCCCCTCGCAGGGCTGGCTTCGGGCTCGGGCCAAGCAGCAGCGTGGCGGAGGAGAGCTGGCCA GTGAGGTGCTGGCTGTGCTGAAGGTGGACAATCGTGTCGTGGGCCAGACCGGCTGGGGGCCAGTGACCAAGCAGTCCTGGGACCAGACCTTTATTGTCCCCCTGGAGCGG GCCCGGGAGCTGGAGATTGGGGTGCACTGGCGGGACTGGAGGCAGCTGTGTGGCGTGGCCTTCCTGCGGCTGGAGGACTTCCTGGACAACGCTTGTCACCAGCTGTCCCTCAGTCTGGTGCCCCAGGGGCTGCTCTTTGCCCAG GTGACCTTCTGTGACCCTGTCATTGAGAGGAGGCCCCGGCTGCAGAGGCAGAAACGCATTTTCTCTAAACGCAGAG GTCAGGACTTTTTGAGGGCTTCCCAGATGAATCTCAACATGGCAGCCTGGGGGCGCTTGGTCATGAACTTGCTGCCCCCCTGCAGCTCCCCAAGCACGATCAGCCCCCCCAGAGCCTGCCCCCAGACCCCAGCCACGCCCCGGGGAGCTGCCAACCCTGCCTCGCCCAG CTCTTCCGTCTGCCTGTGCCCTGCCAGGTGTCTGCTTTCTCCACATAGTGATTTCCCACCCAAGAAGAGCCCCTTGGAAGAAGAGGTGAGGCCCCCGCCCAAGCCCCCACGTCTCTACCTGCCCCGGGAGCCAACCCCCGAGGAGATACCG CGCACCAAACGCCCCCACATGGAGCCCAGGACTCGACTCGGGCCACCGCTTCCAGCCTCAGCCACCAG GAAACCCCCCCGCCTTCAGGACTTCCGTTGCTTGGCCGTGCTGGGCCGGGGACACTTCGGGAAG GTCCTCCTGGTCCAGTTCAAGGGGACGGGGAAATACTACGCCATCAAAGCGCTGAAGAAGCAGGAGGTGCTGAGCCGGGACGAGATGGAGAG CCTGTACTGCGAGAAACGCATCCTGGAGGCTGTGGGCCGCACAGGGCACCCCTTCCTGCTGTCCCTCCTCGCCTGCTTCCAGACCTCCAGCCACGCCTGCTTCGTGACAGAGTTTGCGCCCGGTGGTGACCTCATGATGCAGATCCATGAGGACGTCTTCCCTGAGCCCCAGGCCCG GTTCTACCTGGCCTGTGTGGTCCTCGGGTTACAGTTCTTACACGAGAAGAAAATCATTTACAG GGACCTTAAGTTGGACAACCTTCTGCTGGACGCCCAGGGTTTCCTGAAGATCGCGGACTTCGGGCTGTGTAAGGAAG GGATCGGCTTTGGGGACCGGACAAGCACCTTCTGCGGCACCCCGGAGTTCCTCGCCCCGGAAGTGCTGACCCAGGAGGCCTACACACGGGCTGTGGACTGGTGGGGGTTGGGTGTGCTGCTCTATGAGATGCTGGTGGGCGAG TGTCCATTCCCCGGGGACACTGAGGAGGAGGTATTTGACTGCATCGTCAATGCGGACGCCCCGTATCCCCGCTTTCTGTCGGtgcaagggcttgaactcattcaGAAG CTCCTCCAGAAGTGCCCGGAGCAGCGCCTCGGGGCGGGTGAGCGGGATGCTGAGGAGATCAAGACCCAGCCTTTCTTCAGG
- the PKN3 gene encoding serine/threonine-protein kinase N3 isoform X1, which produces MGGDRSGDRLRSPRVSIWPRSTSCKSGADQQPPEDEKEVIRRAIQKELKIKEGVENLRRVATDRRHLGHVQQLLRASNRRLEQLHGELRALHARILLPGPGLAGPATAGPQPPAEQPRARHLEALQRQLQVELKVKQGAENMTHTYASGTPKERKLLAAAQQMLRDSQLKVALLRMKISSLEASGSPEPGEALRSGAGQGRAGRGLGADRLLPGPELLAEELRHRLRIEAAVAEGAKNVVKLLGSRRTQDRKALAEAQAQLQESSQKLDLLRLALEQLLEGLPPAHPLRGRLARELRTAVSGNPQPSGVLVKPTAVTGTLEVRLLGCEQLLTAVPGRSPAAVLAGSPSQGWLRARAKQQRGGGELASEVLAVLKVDNRVVGQTGWGPVTKQSWDQTFIVPLERARELEIGVHWRDWRQLCGVAFLRLEDFLDNACHQLSLSLVPQGLLFAQVTFCDPVIERRPRLQRQKRIFSKRRGQDFLRASQMNLNMAAWGRLVMNLLPPCSSPSTISPPRACPQTPATPRGAANPASPSSSVCLCPARCLLSPHSDFPPKKSPLEEEVRPPPKPPRLYLPREPTPEEIPRTKRPHMEPRTRLGPPLPASATRKPPRLQDFRCLAVLGRGHFGKVLLVQFKGTGKYYAIKALKKQEVLSRDEMESLYCEKRILEAVGRTGHPFLLSLLACFQTSSHACFVTEFAPGGDLMMQIHEDVFPEPQARFYLACVVLGLQFLHEKKIIYRDLKLDNLLLDAQGFLKIADFGLCKEGIGFGDRTSTFCGTPEFLAPEVLTQEAYTRAVDWWGLGVLLYEMLVGECPFPGDTEEEVFDCIVNADAPYPRFLSVQGLELIQKLLQKCPEQRLGAGERDAEEIKTQPFFRTTDWQALLARTVQPPFLPTLRGPTDLRYFEGEFTGLPPALTPPDPRSPLTARQQAAFRDFDFVSEGFLGP; this is translated from the exons ATGGGAGGGGACAGGAGCGGGGACAGGCTGCGTAGCCCTAGGGTTTCCATCTGGCCCAGGAGTACTAGCTGTAAG TCTGGGGCCGACCAGCAGCCCCCAGAGGATGAGAAAGAGGTGATCCGCCGGGCCATCCAGAAGGAGCTGAAGATCAAGGAGGGTGTTGAGAACCTGCGGAGGGTGGCCACGGACCGCCGCCACTTGGGCCACGTACAGCAGCTGCTGCGGGCCTCCAACCGCCGCCTGGAGCAGTTGCACGGGGAGCTGAGGGCGCTGCACGCGCGCATCCTGCTGCCCGGGCCCGGCCTGGCCG GACCCGCCACCGCGGGACCCCAGCCACCTGCAGAGCAGCCAAGGGCTCGGCACCTGGAGGCTCTACAGAGGCAGCTTCAGGTGGAGCTGAAGGTGAAGCAGGGGGCGGAGAACATGACGCACACATACGCCAGTGGCACGCCCAAG GAGAGGAAGCTCCTGGCAGCTGCCCAGCAGATGCTGCGGGACAGCCAGCTGAAGGTGGCCCTGCTGCGAATGAAGATTAGCAGCCTGGAAGCCAGTGGGTCCCCTGAACCAGGTGAGGCTTTGAGAAGCGGGGCCGGGCAGGGCCGGGcagggcggggcctgggggctgACCGCCTCCTCCCAGGTCCCGAGCTGCTGGCAGAGGAGCTAAGGCATCGACTACGCATTGAGGCCGCTGTGGCCGAGGGCGCCAAGAACGTGGTGAAGCTGCTGGGTAGCCGGCGGACACAAGACCGGAAGGCGCTGGCTGAG GCTCAGGCCCAGCTCCAGGAGTCCTCCCAGAAACTGGATCTCCTGCGGCTGGCCTTGGAGCAGCTGCTGGAGGGATTGCCTCCTGCCCACCCTCTGCGCGGCAGACTGGCCCGGGAGCTGCGGACTGCTGTGTCTGGGAACCCCCAGCCTTCAGGGGTGCTCGTGAAGCCCACCGCCGTGACAG GGACGCTGGAGGTCCGTCTCCTGGGCTGTGAGCAGCTGCTGACAGCCGTGCCCGGACGCTCCCCGGCGGCTGTGCTGGCCGGGAGCCCCTCGCAGGGCTGGCTTCGGGCTCGGGCCAAGCAGCAGCGTGGCGGAGGAGAGCTGGCCA GTGAGGTGCTGGCTGTGCTGAAGGTGGACAATCGTGTCGTGGGCCAGACCGGCTGGGGGCCAGTGACCAAGCAGTCCTGGGACCAGACCTTTATTGTCCCCCTGGAGCGG GCCCGGGAGCTGGAGATTGGGGTGCACTGGCGGGACTGGAGGCAGCTGTGTGGCGTGGCCTTCCTGCGGCTGGAGGACTTCCTGGACAACGCTTGTCACCAGCTGTCCCTCAGTCTGGTGCCCCAGGGGCTGCTCTTTGCCCAG GTGACCTTCTGTGACCCTGTCATTGAGAGGAGGCCCCGGCTGCAGAGGCAGAAACGCATTTTCTCTAAACGCAGAG GTCAGGACTTTTTGAGGGCTTCCCAGATGAATCTCAACATGGCAGCCTGGGGGCGCTTGGTCATGAACTTGCTGCCCCCCTGCAGCTCCCCAAGCACGATCAGCCCCCCCAGAGCCTGCCCCCAGACCCCAGCCACGCCCCGGGGAGCTGCCAACCCTGCCTCGCCCAG CTCTTCCGTCTGCCTGTGCCCTGCCAGGTGTCTGCTTTCTCCACATAGTGATTTCCCACCCAAGAAGAGCCCCTTGGAAGAAGAGGTGAGGCCCCCGCCCAAGCCCCCACGTCTCTACCTGCCCCGGGAGCCAACCCCCGAGGAGATACCG CGCACCAAACGCCCCCACATGGAGCCCAGGACTCGACTCGGGCCACCGCTTCCAGCCTCAGCCACCAG GAAACCCCCCCGCCTTCAGGACTTCCGTTGCTTGGCCGTGCTGGGCCGGGGACACTTCGGGAAG GTCCTCCTGGTCCAGTTCAAGGGGACGGGGAAATACTACGCCATCAAAGCGCTGAAGAAGCAGGAGGTGCTGAGCCGGGACGAGATGGAGAG CCTGTACTGCGAGAAACGCATCCTGGAGGCTGTGGGCCGCACAGGGCACCCCTTCCTGCTGTCCCTCCTCGCCTGCTTCCAGACCTCCAGCCACGCCTGCTTCGTGACAGAGTTTGCGCCCGGTGGTGACCTCATGATGCAGATCCATGAGGACGTCTTCCCTGAGCCCCAGGCCCG GTTCTACCTGGCCTGTGTGGTCCTCGGGTTACAGTTCTTACACGAGAAGAAAATCATTTACAG GGACCTTAAGTTGGACAACCTTCTGCTGGACGCCCAGGGTTTCCTGAAGATCGCGGACTTCGGGCTGTGTAAGGAAG GGATCGGCTTTGGGGACCGGACAAGCACCTTCTGCGGCACCCCGGAGTTCCTCGCCCCGGAAGTGCTGACCCAGGAGGCCTACACACGGGCTGTGGACTGGTGGGGGTTGGGTGTGCTGCTCTATGAGATGCTGGTGGGCGAG TGTCCATTCCCCGGGGACACTGAGGAGGAGGTATTTGACTGCATCGTCAATGCGGACGCCCCGTATCCCCGCTTTCTGTCGGtgcaagggcttgaactcattcaGAAG CTCCTCCAGAAGTGCCCGGAGCAGCGCCTCGGGGCGGGTGAGCGGGATGCTGAGGAGATCAAGACCCAGCCTTTCTTCAGG